In Zonotrichia albicollis isolate bZonAlb1 chromosome 3, bZonAlb1.hap1, whole genome shotgun sequence, a single window of DNA contains:
- the KCNF1 gene encoding voltage-gated potassium channel regulatory subunit KCNF1, translating to MAGDSRFPDVDSDGSVKSEEMEIVVNVGGVRQVFYGDNLNQYPETRLAELVNCLSGGYDSIFSLCDDYDPGKREFYFDRDPDAFKCIIDVYYFGEIHMKKGICPICFKNEMEFWKVDLQFLDDCCKAHLSEKKEELEEIARRVQLILDDLGVDASESRWKKCQKCIWKFLEKPESSYPARVIAVLSFLFILISSVVMCVGTIPDLQVVDAEGNRMEHPTLDSIETACIGWFTMEYVLRLISSPNKLHFALSFMNIVDVLAILPFYVSLTLTHLGAKLMELSNVQQAVQALRIMRIARIFKLARHSSGLQTLTYALKRSFKELGLLLMYLAVGIFVFSALGYTMEQSHPETLFKSIPQSFWWAIITMTTVGYGDIYPKTTLGKLNAAISFLCGVIAIALPIHPIINNFVRYYNKQRVLETAAKHELELMELNSAEGKAAGSRSELEDLSRESKEGPFYSSRIKVSHSDTFIHLLSEEKHHRTRLQSCK from the coding sequence ATGGCAGGTGACTCTAGGTTTCCAGATGTGGACAGTGATGGATCAGTAAAAAGTGAAGAAATGGAGATTGTAGTCAATGTCGGCGGGGTAAGGCAGGTGTTCTACGGAGATAACCTGAATCAGTACCCAGAAACACGGCTGGCAGAGCTGGTCAATTGTTTATCGGGGGGATACGATAGCATATTTTCCCTCTGTGATGACTATGATCCTGGAAAGAGAGAGTTTTACTTTGACAGAGATCCAGATGCTTTCAAATGCATTATTGACGTGTACTACTTTGGGGAAATTCACATGAAGAAAGGAATATGCCCCATATGTTTCAAGAAtgaaatggaattttggaaAGTGGATCTGCAATTTTTGGATGACTgctgcaaagctcacctaagtgaaaaaaaggaggaaCTGGAAGAAATAGCCCGAAGGGTGCAACTCATTCTGGATGACTTGGGAGTAGATGCCTCAGAAAGTCGCTGGAAAAAGTGCCAAAAATGCATCTGGAAATTTCTGGAGAAACCAGAATCATCCTATCCAGCTAGAGTAATTGCTGTACTGTCCTTTCTGTTTATTTTGATCTCCTCTGTTGTGATGTGTGTGGGGACCATCCCAGACCTGCAGGTGGTAGATGCAGAGGGGAACCGTATGGAGCACCCGACCCTGGACAGCATCGAGACCGCCTGCATAGGCTGGTTCACCATGGAGTACGTGCTGAGGCTGATCTCCTCTCCCAACAAACTCCACTTTGCCCTCTCTTTCATGAACATTGTTGATGTGCTAGCAATACTTCCTTTCTACGTCAGCCTGACCTTGACCCACCTGGGAGCCAAGCTGATGGAGCTGAGCAATGTCCAGCAGGCTGTCCAGGCGCTGCGCATCATGAGGATCGCGAGGATTTTCAAGCTCGCACGGCATTCCTCAGGGCTCCAGACCCTAACCTATGCCCTGAAACGCAGCTTtaaggagctggggctgctcctcatgTACTTAGCTGTTGGGATCTTTGTCTTTTCTGCTCTAGGTTATACCATGGAACAAAGTCACCCCGAAACTTTATTTAAAAGCATCCCTCAATCATTTTGGTGGGCAATCATTACCATGACCACAGTTGGATATGGAGACATTTACCCTAAAACAACACTAGGAAAACTGAATGCTGCCATCAGTTTTCTTTGTGGAGTGATAGCGATCGCcctccccatccatcccatcattaACAACTTTGTCAGGTATTACAACAAACAGAGAGTTTTAGAAACAGCTGCCAAACATGAATTGGAGCTGATGGAACTAAACTCTGCTGAGGGGAAAGCCGCAGGCTCCAGAAGTGAACTGGAGGATCTTTCAAGGGAAAGCAAAGAGGGTCCTTTTTATAGCAGCCGGATAAAAGTCTCCCACAGTGACACCTTTATTCATCTCCTGTCAGAAGAGAAACACCATAGGACCAGGCTTCAAAGCTGCAAATAA